A segment of the Candidatus Protochlamydia naegleriophila genome:
TTCCATTGGAAAGATTAGAACAAAATCTAGTCCCCAATCTCATGGAGCTTTTTCGCAAAGACCGTTGGCTGCAACTAGGCCGTTCATGGCTATTTCTGTTTCCTCTTCTTTCCTACGTCGCAGCCGCATTGCTGTATGCCGACCAGTTTGCCTTCAAGCATTGGCTTGTACCTGCCTGGATTTTCGCCTTCGGTATCAGCTTGGATGCCTTAAAAGAAGTGTGGAAAAGTATGCTCCGCTTTTTAAATCCGCTTTACTTGGTTAATTTATTCTCGCACGCTGCCAAAAAAGCCGTGCAAAATGAAAAGGATGAAGCCTTGTGGGGCTCTATCGATAATCTATCTGAGATGAGTTTAAGAGCCATCGATAAAAGTAAAATCGCTCTCAGCACCCAAACTTTGCAAGCCTTCCCTCCCATCATCCGTACCTTTTTCGCCTCATCCAAGAGCATCAGCCGCATCAATATCGACAAAGAAACAGAAAAGGCAACAGGTCGCGACGAAGCAAGCTATACCATCTTTTATTTACTGCAAAGGCTTGAGCTCATTAACGACCGAGCCCTCCAATCGCGCCTAGAAACGGTTTGCCGCCAAATGATCATGGTCCTTGGAAAAATCATCATCGCTAGCGCGAAATACGATCTCTCCATGGTGCCTTTCCCTACCCATTTCCTGACAAAATTCGGACTGAAAGCTTTGCAGCACCACTTTAGTGAAGTTACCGTCTTAACAACCAGCACTCTGCAAGAAATTGCCCGCACCATTTTGACAGAGATCGATATCACTTATTCAGAATTGCAGGAACCTTTTCAAGCGATCATCAATGGCCTAGATGCGATCGCCAAGGCAACATTTAAAAAAGACAAAAGCACAAGCATTAAAGTTCTCGTACAGCCTTTCGTCGATCTCAAAGCGCTTTTTCAGACAGAAAAAATGTCTAAGCATCCCGATACGCCTGTCATCTTAAGTGAAATCGAAAGGGTCATTGAAGAATTTACCGTTTTAGAGCAGGTGATGCGCTCGATTCCCCCTATCCCTGAATTAGGCGAAACGGGATTCTCTTCACAGTCCTCCTCTCCCGATACGATCACTCCTGCAAGCTAAGGCTGATAACGATCTGCGGGCTGAACAAAACTTCACCCGCGATGTCTTGGAAAAATGCCAGGAGTGCTAGGTAAAAAGCGGACTTTCCTAAGCAAATAACAATTAAATGTTTAAAAGCAAAGAGTTAACACAGAGACGGAAGCTGAGAAATGCAGAGGGAATGATAAGCTCCTTGCAGCTTTAAACTCTACACGTTTTATCCCTAGCTTGTGCTAAGGAAAGACAAAAGAAGAGGGTAAAAGAGCTTCAAATGTGCAAAGCTCTTGCGTGATCGGATGAGGAATTTGCAGACATCCGTGGTGCAGGGCAATGGCATGGGGCTCAAAGGCCTGTTGGCTGCCATAACGATGATCGCCTCGAATGGGGCAGCCGATAGTAGCCAGCTGGACCCGAATTTGATGATACCGCCCCGTTTCCAAATCGATTTCGAGCAACGCTCCTGCACCCCTCGATTCAACAAGGCGGTAGCTCAAGCGGGCTAGCTTGCCTTTGGGATGAGAAGAGGAGACAACTTGCGCATGAAAATCGTCATGAATGAGGAAATTTTCAAGCATTCCCGCAAGAGATGGGGGTGGACGATCCACCCATGCATAATAAAACTTCTTGGTCTGTTTGGCTCGTATGGCAGTATTTAGACGGGACAAAGCCTTGCTCGTTTTCCCAAAAACGACCAAACCACTTACTGGCTTGTCTAAACGATGAACGGCTTCCAAAAACACATTGCCAGGTTTTTGATAGGCTTCTTTCAGCCACGCCTTAGCCTGCTGTTCGAGGCTATCCTGCTCTGTGCCGCTTGGCTGCGTCAGCAACCCGGCTGGCTTGTTGAGTACAAACAGATGATTGTCTTCAAAAACGATAGAAAAAGGTGAAGTCATAACCGCCAACCTGGCTAACCTTGCTGCCTTTGGCGCAGTACTTCATAAAGAAGCAACGTCGTTGCCATGGCTACGTTTAAAGAATCGGCGACACCCATCATGGGAATGCGCACTTGCATGGTGGCTTGCTTCATCCAACGCTCAGACAGTCCGAGCTGCTCTGTGCCCACCGCAATCGCGACAGGACGAGTCAAATCCACCTGCGTAAATTCTTTTTCAGCATGCGGGGTAGCGGCCAAGATATCGATTCCCTGCTCGCGTAGCCACTCCAATGTTTCTTCCCCTTTTGATTCAACAGTTGGGACCGTAAACAGGGTACCAACACTTGCACGAACGACGTTAGGATTGTAAATATCTGTGCAGCGATCGCAGACAATCAATCCATCCACACCAACAGCATCGGATGAGCGCAAGATCGTTCCTAAATTACCTGGTTTCTCAATAGCCTCTGCCACGACATAGAGAGGAGCTGCAGGATTTTTAACTGCTTTAGACAGGTCACCTAAGCTCAATCTCCGCTGAGGAGCCACTGCTAACAAGCCATCCGGACGGTCCCGGTAGGAAATTTTTTTAAAAACCTTTTCAGTGCAGTGTAAAAGCTGTGTTCCACGTGACACCAAACGCTGAATAAGGGCAGGTTCATTGGTTCCAAGAAAAAGTTCTGGGCAAACGAATAGCATCTCAACTTTCCAGCCCCCATCGGCGGCGCGCAGCAGTTCGCGGTAGCCTTCGATCAAAAAATGGCCTGTTTGATCTCTTTCATGGCGGTCGCGCAGATGCAAAACTTGTTTGATTTTAGGATTCTGTACACTCGTTAGTTCCAACATCTTCTACCTCTTACCTGTCCATCTCGCATACGTTCCGCTCGGCACCTCTAACGCACCCTGGCCCGCTAAAACCATTTCACCTACATCAATTGTGCCCTCAATTCCTTGCATAGCCTGACTCAAAAGGTGTTGCATCACTAAAGGCGAGAAACCCGGTGTGTGGCAAGAAAAGAGAACAAAGAGAGGATTATCGCTTAGTAAATCGCGGCAATCTTGTAAGAGATTGACAATCTCGTCTTCAATTTTAAACAATTCACCTTTTGATCCCCGTCCAAAGCTTGGGGGATCTAAAATAATCCCTTCATAGCGCGATCCACGCTTGCGTTCGCGGGCCAAAAACTTTTTCACATCTTCGACAATCCAACGCACAGGAGCTTCTTCTAAACCATTCAAAGCAGCATTTTCCCGCGCCCACGCAACCATCCCCTTAGAAGCATCCAAATGGCAAACGGCAGCGCCGGCTTTAGCGGCAGCCAGAGTCGATCCGCCAGAATACGCAAATAAATTTAAGACGCGCGGCTTTGATTTAGCGTGCGGCTTTATAATGGCTTGAATCCATTCCCAAAACGTTTTTTGCTCGGGAAAAATCCCCAAATGCCCGAAATCGGTTGGCGAGATTTTAAAAATGAGGTTGGCGACTTCGATCTGCCATATTTCGGGAAGGGACTGAAGATTGGCCCAATTATTTTCCTGCTCCCTTGAAAAACTTGCATCTGCTTGATTCCACTTCGCAGCCGGCAACTGAGGCCTCCAAACAGCTTGGGAACAGGGACGAGATAGAACGTATGGGCCGAAACGCTCGAGTTTGCGCCCATCGCCACTATCGATTAATGCATAAGATTTGGAATTAGTCATAAAAGCTCTTATTTCAAATGACAAAAATCATAGCATAGAGCCGAGAAAAGCTACAAACTCAAAGCTTTGGTTCTTGAGATTAAACCCTTTAACCGAGGCGATTCACTGATTTTTTTAGAATGAATGCCAAACGGCGTATTTAGCGAATCAAAATTCTCGAATTGAGAATCCCTCCAATGATACCAACAAAGCCCGAATATTGCTTTAATTCACGGCAAATTTTTAGGGCCTCTTCTTTGGTAAATTCACTTTTAGGCGCAATATTGGCTTTTTGAAGAGTTTGCTTAAGGAGCTGCTGGGCACCTTCTACCCCCATGCTCTCTTTAAAGCAATCAATGAATTCTTTTAATGGAATTTTTACTTCTTCTTTCATGAAGCTGCCTTCTTATTGATCGTTCATTCCGGAAAAAGCATAATTACAGTAGTTGTATTATGGAAGCCGCTATACTGCCCCGCATCCATGGCAATTTCGCCGTAGGTTTCCCCGCCAATAAAAGGCAAATTCCCCAGCACTTTCTGTTTAGCCTTGACTGCTTGAGAAAATTGTTCTTGTAAAATCATCGCTCGGCAAGCGCAATCAAAAATAACCGCTCCAGCCAATTTAACACCCTTAGAAGCATGTAAAGCCATTTCAGCTGCTTGTCTTGCCGAATCAATCTGGTCTTGCTGACTGCTATCCATGATTTTGACGACAGATCCTTCCATCATGGAACAAGTAAAATTGAGTGAGCCATCTGGATTGCACGAGGCCGGGAAGCGAATCTTGTAATCAGAATCCGGCCCTGTCATCAACCCCACTTCGTATTCGAGCAAATAGTTGGAAAGCTCTTTAGAATTAAGCTTATCAACATTGACTCCTCTTCCACTTAAGTGTTTACGGACATGATTCTTCCAAACCTCCAGAGCTGGTTGATGATCGAATTCATAAATCACATTATCTTTTGACTTAGTCACTGTCAAGGGCTGAGAAATGGGCTTATGCCCGTGTTTGCAAGAAATAATTACGGGTAAACGAGAAGCAAGCAGACAGGCGCTCATCGCATTCGTCAGCACATGGCCATTGCCAAAGACGACTGTCTCGCGAAAATTCAGATTGTCCGCTGCTGCCGCTCCTGCAAATTTCACGTCAGGGCCGAGCACGCTCGATGCCGCCAACACGGTCTCCTCCCCCTTTCCAGCCAGTCCGTCGATAAATAAGATTGCAGCCTGATAAGGGTAGCCTTCAACTTCTTTAGGAAAGGCTTTAACCGCGTGTTCAACGGTTTTTAAAGGATCGCTCTTGATGTTTACTCCAACACCCGTAAAAAATCGATAGTCATCAGAAGCTATCATCGCACACGAAAGCCCCCTCTTATAGACCCCTTCATCCGAAAATTGACCGGCAGATGAACAGCCAATGATTGGAACGCTCTCCCCTACAACTTGCTTGACCCCTCTCAAAACGGCTGCATATTCATATTTGTCCGAACAAAATAAGATGACTAACTGAGGAGATCGGGGCAGTTGAATTTTATCGACAGCTAATTGAGCTACTTCTTTGCCAGCCTCAAAGCCATCTTCTACCATAACCAGACTTGTGACAAATTGCGTCTTCATATCTCCTCAGTGGTTGACAACCGGAGTTGTATAGATTAATAGCCTGCAAAATGGCCTTTATACAAAGGCATCATGGCTTATCCCTAATCATAATTTATTAAGTAGCAAGGCAATGATTCTTAAATTTTTAGATACCAATCAAAAAAACTTAATTATTTTGACAAACCGAATGATCGTCCCTACGGCCCATCACCTTACATATATTTTTTAAAGTTTTTAATCAATAAAACCATGCCGAAGTGCGAGGAGCTCGGATCGATGCTAAACAATTAAAAATCTTCATTCTGCGGCAGATATTCCGCCTCTCTTTACGACTTTCCTTTGCTATTTGTAGTTTCTAATCGAAAGCCATAGACGATTTAAAAGAGCCTCTGCCGCTTGAGCAATGATCGCCTCCCTTGAGCCCTCTAATTGAAAAGTCCACACCAAAGGAAGCTCTTGCCGTCTAGCTAAGGCAGCACAGATTGTTCCAATAGGCTTGCTTGCAGTTCCACCTCCCGGCCCAGCGATTCCGGAAACGGCTAAGCTATAATCACTACCAGTCAGCCGCAATACCTCTTGCGCCATTTGACTGGCAATAGGTTCGCTAATGGCGCCATATTCATTCAAGATCGACTCATCGATGCCAAGAAGCTTCACTTTCACCTCATTCGAATAGGCGACGATCGACCCCAAAAAATAATTCGAACATCCTGGCATGGACGTCAGGCGAGCCGCCAAAGCACCGCCCGTACAAGATTCGGCTAAACTTAAGGTCCATCCCTTTTCAATGAATGCGCTTTGAATATTTTTTACCAATGTATCAGACATACAACCTTCAAAATTTTTTAATAATTAAATAGATTAAGATACAATTAGCGTAAATTGATAAAAAAGCCTGCTTATCAGTTGCGACCGATGCAAACGGTGATCGGTCGTTGGCGATTAAATACCTATCCCTTTTCATGCAAATCCTTGCACAATTCGGCATCGGCTCTTCGAGTTTAAGAACCTTAAATCAAGTTTTACATTCGACAGGCAAACATATTTGAGTACAATCATTAACTCTCGTTTAGATGAGAAAATCAAAACGAGAATCTTCAAAAATTTAAATCGGCTTCTCGCAAAAACACAAGAAAAAATTCTCGAGAAATTTTTTACGATTGAACAGATGATACACAACCAGTTAAGCCTGTTTTCACACACCAAAAAAATGTTCGCTTTGCAAACTTTTAGAGAAGATACGTAAATGGCGATTTCTCTCACAGTGAAACAAATGAGCGGGCCTAAAACCTGGCACTAAACTTGCAATGATATCTTCAGCTAGTCGATGGATGCGACAATCCATAGATGGAAAGGAGAGGTCATGAGCCGTTTATTATGGTGGTTAATCGTTGTTTTATTAGTCGCCTTGTTAGCGTGGTTCTGGATACCTAAGCATGCAGTGGAATCGAGGGGTGAGGTGCGTGCCGCGCTAGATATTGGATCGGGTGCGACCAACTTAAAGGTTGCAAGAGTCGATCCACAAACAAACAAGATCATCTCTCAAATCTTTGAACAATCGATTCCCGTTCCCTATCAAAAGCATCTTGAGCAATCCGGGAATAACACGTTCGATAAAGAGGTGATGGATCAAGGCATTCGAGCCATTCGCGCTCTTAAAGAAGTAGCTGACAGCTATCAATCCAAAAAAGTGATTGCCGTCGCAACAGCCGCTTTTAGGCAAGCGACCAATGCTCAGGAATTTGCCAATGAAATCGAAAAGCAAACAGGCGTACAGGTTCGCATTATTAATCAAGATGATGAGGGTGTCTTAGCCTTTAGGGGTGCCCTAGCCTTGTCTTCAGCACAACCTGAAGAAACAGTCGTTTGGGACATTGGTGGAGGCAGTATGCAGCTGACTACCCTGACAGAAGCGGGTACATATTTAGTGGAAAAAGGCAAAACAGCTTCTATTCCCTTTAAAAATGCGATCATTCAGCAAATCCAACAAAAGGATTTAAATGTTGTCCAAACACCTAATCCCATGAGCTTAGCCGATATGGATCAGGCCTTGCAATATGCGGGATCGCTCGCCTTGCAAACGGATCCTTATATCAAAGAGAAAATCCTAGCTCCTACAACTAAAGTATTGGCTGTTGGAAGCTTATTTAACTACGGAATCAGACCTGTAGTAGAGAACAAAAAAGATGTACAGGAAGGTGAGCTTGAAAAGGCTGTGCGGGCCATGGCAGGTAAAACCGATGAACAATTGCCTGGCGGGGCTTTAGCAGAAGTCGCTGTCTCTAATCCCTTATTGGTTCTCGGCTATATGAAAGCCCTTCAGATTCCACATGTTGAAGTGCTCCAAGTAAACAACGCCGATGGAGCGCTCACCTATCCCCCTTACTGGGAATAGTTGAGCCACTTCCATTCTTCTTTCCGGGCTCGCCCGCAACCGGGGCGAGCTTCTGACATTTACGCAAGCGTGAACTAATCTCAAGATTTAAACAGGCTCATCAGGCTTCAAAGACCAGTCCCCAACAATAGGAGGCTTCCCGCCTTTTGATCTCATCAAACGGCACCTCTGTGATGCAATCGTCGTCACATTTTAGCCATTTATCTGTACCAAGAGTAGTTTCGATGCGGCGATAAAGATAGCTATGACGCATTCCTGCAAATGATTCTCGATTGCATTGAATCTGCATTAAGCGTAACGGAGCCCTATCCTCGCCCAATTCAAGACTTTCTTTCAAATCGACAGGATGTTGCTCATAGTTGACGCCTCCATTGTTTCCAACAGTCGTGCGTAAGATGTCAACTTTCCAAAGGGTTGGAAGCGCTTTATTTTGCTCCAGTGATTCTCGCAAGGCCTCATCGCGCGCTACGAGCAGGGTGATGTCTTGCACCTCTCTTAGAGGCAAATTATCCAACGTTAGACGCAGATGACCAATCGGGGGCGCCGTCTCGGGATCAGGCCACATTTGATAAAAGCCGCCACAAGTCTCTGAACCGATCGTAAAGTCCTCTTCTTCCAGCAAGAGCCGCAAAAAATGGTAAAATTCAAGCGAGTCGCAAGGAGGAGCAGAAAAAAGCAAAGGAAAAACACGCTCTAAAATTTTTGCAAAACGGGATGTCTGGTTCCATCCCAAAGCTCCTAACCTATCCTTCAACTCCCGAACTTCCCCAAGGCTTAAATTCACTCCTTGACGCAGCTTCTGAAGCGATTGGCAGAAAGCGTTTTGCAGCAGCTTTCTTTGTTGAAAGTGGCTGAGAGACTCGCCTGCCTGTCTATTCAGTGGTCGATTAAACATTTCATTATAAGCATCAGAGGCGGCTAAATCTTGCAGGACTAATGCCATATAGCACGTATTACCCCCATTGGGGATGCTTCCTGGAGGCTGAAATCGATCAACAGGCAATAGCTCAAAGCCATTCAATAGAACAAAATCCTGCCTTTGAAAAAGCAGGTTTATTCGTTCTCGAAGCGAGTTGCAAGCAGCGGAAAAAACATGATAGCTGTGAATAAAAGGTGAAAGAATAACCTGCATCATGATTCAACTCACAACTTGTTTTTGATTAAATAATAACATAGGCCCACGACTGGAAGTGCGCCTGTAGCCAAACTCAATCCTGTCACAACGGGCGATACATTAAAAGCCGCTGCCAATCCAAATGCCGCAAATACACCCGCCCCAACTATGGCAACCGTCGCCGCAATAGCCAACACAGCCAAGGCCATTATGCCTTTTGCAAGTGTTCCGATTGCGCTCGCAGGCATTCCACTTGCCGCACGATTAGTCGGTAGAACGCAAACAGACTTGCCATTTGCAAAAGTGCCGGCCGGGCTAGACTGAGATACTGTCTGGAAGCTCGGGCTTGATGTTATATTTTGAATAGAAAAGCTCAACTTAACACCTATGTTGTTTAAATAAAAACAAAAATATAAACAAACATTATTAAGAAAATATAAATTATAATTACAATTCAAGCAAATAACAACTTTATATAAAACACTGCAATTAAGGGAAGTCGCTCCTTCGAACATGAGAGCAATTAATAATTTTTTAAAATCGACAGAAGGACAAACCCAACTGAATACCATTTGAAAATTGGGGTACGGCAATCCCAAGCAGCCAACGCTTTAGAGCCAAGCTATTCCATTTCCCTCTGGCGTCTTTCAATTGAGACAGTTGATTGAAAAACATGGCTCGGTGGCCTGTTCAATATCAGAAGAGCTTGGTGAGCACGAAATCGTCATCGATAGAATCAATGATGATTTAGCCTCAATTCGCGATCCCTTTCACGGCTGGCACATTGAAATTCCAACCTCAGAACTATTAAAAAAAGTACCGATTCTCGACTCCACTGTTGTTTAATTTTATGACATTACTTGCAATGACAGCTAGTCAATTATGCAGCAATCCATAGAGGGAAAGGAGAGTTCGTTTAGTAGGGTGGTTAATTACCATTTAGCCGCCTTGCTAGCACGGTTTTTGGATAAGCAACTAATACATTTAGGGAAAGCTTAATCGCCTTATTTGTGATGGAGAACAACAAGCCCTTTGGCTTGCAGTTGAGGATGTTGGTTTATCCAACCAAAGCAAGTCTTCCCGAGCCGAATAGGGACGTTGACGCGGTTGTTTTCGACTAAGAATGGAGTGGCCGTCGTATGATCGCGCACCCATTTTTGCATGCGCTTGAATAGGACCGTATTGGGGAATTCTTCGCTTTCACGCACCTGCTTAACTTGGCAAGCAGCATCTTGAAAAAGCTGAGGATAAGAAAATTGAATTCCCCATTGAATACTATTTTGTCCAAGAACCATGGAGCGAAATTTCCCATCCACTGGAGAATAATCGAAACGGTGAGACTGCAATTGAATCACTGGACGCTCTACTCGGATTAGTTTCTGCTGATTCGGTAAAACGACTTCGTACAATGCATCGGTACTTGTTGTGAACACTGTTGAAAAGTAGGGTCTCGCCCGCTGTTCGTCTGGAAACTCGCCGCGTTTCAGAGCCTCGATATAACGTCCATACTCAGTCAGAAAGGCTGCCTGCGTCATTTCCCCTTCTGCGGAAGGTAAAACGCCGCTGACAGAGAAAATCCAAAAATCTCCCAATGCCCGAAATAAATCCTCCATCTCATCAATATCGAGTAAAACCGGGCACTTCAGCCACTTAGAGGCTTGAAGTGGAGGGGCTGCTTTAAAACGGACTGAGAGAGGAGGATGAACAGACATAAGGAGACTTTAATCTTTAAACCAGGAAATGACAAACAAAAGTCCAATTCCTATTGAAATTGCACTGTCTGCCACATTAAAAATAGGGAAATCATATCCCCAAAAAACAAAATGAAGCATGTCAACGACATGGCCATACAAGAAAAAATCAGCAACATTGCCGACAGCCCCAGCGATGATCAAAATCAAGGGGATTTGCCAGCTAGAATCGCGGTTAAAACAAAAAAGATACACGCACAGCCCAGCAATTAATCCCATCCGCAAAATCACAAGGGGGAGCTGATAATTGCCAAACATTCCCCATGCTGCCCCTTTATTGGTCATGTGATTGATTGAAAATTCAATCCCTCCCACATTTTTAAAGATGCCAATACCACCGTACGGATACCAATACGCAACAGAATCCATTAATGGAATAAACCGATAAACCAAAAATTTTGATAATTGGTCGGCTAGCAAAATAGCCATACCGATCAAAATGGCTTGGTAAACAAGCTTCCTGCGGTTAGATGCCATGATGACAGGAGAATGCTCACACATTACTAGAGCAGGCCTTTTTCAAATTTGTCTTGCGCTTTAACCGTCATCGTCGCATAGGGAACGGCTTCTAAGCGTGCAATTGGAATGTCTTCTCCGGTAATATCGCAGATGCCGTAAGTGTTCTCTTCCATTTTCTCTAAAGCACGGTCAATCTGTCTTAAAATGCCATATTCCTTGCTCGTCACCTCTAAACTAATCGTGCGATCGAAATCGTCCGTTCCCTGATCTGCCTGATGCTGAGAATAACCAGTCGCCTCGTCAGGAGTCTTGACTTCTGCTGTCGATCCCTTTAACGAATGAGTCAACTGCAAGCGCATTTCCTCTAATCGCTTTTTAAACTTTGCAATTTCCGCCTTTTTTAGTGCCATGTTGCGCCTCCTCTTCAGTTGCGGCTTATCAATTAGCTAATATTTGGGGCCTGTCAAAATGTGACGACAGGCTCTAAAACAACGAAGCCTATAACAAACCCTTTAAATCGAGCAAGGATTTGTCTTCATCTTTCCACTGAATTGTTTTGATGGCCTCTTCTAATTCCCCTAAATCTTTGAATCTCTTATACACACATGCAAAACGGATATACGCAATCGGATCTAGGGCTTGCAGGTGTTTCATGACCATCTCTCCTAAGCGTGTCGTGCTGATCTCTTGAACCTGCGCTTGCATTAACTCATTAGTAATATGCGCCGCTAAAACAATCACCTGATCATGACTGATCTTCGTATGCCGACAAGCCGCTGCTAATCCATTGAGTAACTTCTGCTGCTGAAAATCTTCGTACGTTCCATCCCGCTTCTTAACTTGCACGGTCAATTCAATGGTTTCAAACGTCGTAAAACGCTTAAAACAATTCAAACATTCACGCCTTCTCCGAATCGCATTCATTTCAGCTGCATCGCGAGAGTCCGTCACTTTCAGTCCCTCAAAGTGACAAAAGGGACACTTCATCGACCTATCCTCCACCATCCAAAGAATCGTCTATCTAGCCTACTTAAATTAAGTACACTCAAATAAATCGAAAAATCATTTTAATCAAATAAATTTAACAAATTCTTTAATTTATTATATCTAAAAACTAATTATTTTTCTCTCATTTTAGAGATTATCTTCCCATCTCTGAAAAAGAAACCTTTAAGCCCCTTCCTTTACCCCCAGAGTAGGATCGAGTGCTGAAAATATCTAAGCCACACTTTACAGTCTAGCAAAATTTAGACGCTCGCCAAAAACAACCTCAAAAAGAGCGGATCACTCTCATTCTCATCCCAAACAACGACCCGCGCAACTAAAATTCCCTACACCGCAAAGCAAATTTTTAATTAACTTTAAAATAAAATAATTAGATTGATTTCAATCAAGTTATTTTATTTAATCAATTAAATTCAAATTTTCAACCTATTTAATACCATACATTTTTCTTTAAAAGTAAAATCGTCTAAGAGCACAGCTTTCTTTTCCTTTAATAGTTAGTAATGATTGATTAAATTAAAGAGTGTGCAATCATTTGCATCTTAATAATAAAGATAGGAATCCCTATGACTCCCTCTTCTTTTCTTCTTTTTCCAGCCAACTCATCACTTCTTTCTTATCTTGAACAGCTCGCTGCCATTTCCATTCAAACCGCAAGCCACGATTCAAAAGCCCCTCCCTCGTCTGGTAAAGCCCCTTTTCAATTACCTGCTTTTTCGGATGAGGATAACATCTTATTAGAACTTGAAGAAGCAGGCATCTGCGATGAAGGAGGCAATCCGACTCTCTCCTATGAGAGGCTGTTATTTACCCCATTATCTTCTAAAAATGAAGAGGATTTGCCAACCCTGGAGGCGGTCTATCATTTCTTGCATAAACAGCGGGTAGTCCAAAGTCAAATAGGAGATGAACACGATCTCTTTCAAATCCCTTTTTCATTTTTTGAGTTATTGACCCATCTTAGCCATGTCAGTCAACATCCCTCTATGCATCAAAAAACGTACACCTCATTTGCCATTGACGACTTTGAGTTAATTGGACGCTATCTCATCGAAATGTTAGGCGACTATCCCTTTATTAAGAGCTGCAAAGCTCTTTTTCCTACCATCCCTCACCAACGCATTCACCAGTGGTTTTCTTCCTCATTCATCCAAGATTTTTTTACCCAGCAGACAAGTGACATTGATCTAAGAGAAATCAACCAGGGGACGATCGATCATCAGGTGAATTTGAGCCAGAATGCCCAGAATTTTTTTACCGATCGCATGCAAAATTTTCAGGCGGAGACTTA
Coding sequences within it:
- the nrdR gene encoding transcriptional regulator NrdR: MKCPFCHFEGLKVTDSRDAAEMNAIRRRRECLNCFKRFTTFETIELTVQVKKRDGTYEDFQQQKLLNGLAAACRHTKISHDQVIVLAAHITNELMQAQVQEISTTRLGEMVMKHLQALDPIAYIRFACVYKRFKDLGELEEAIKTIQWKDEDKSLLDLKGLL
- a CDS encoding TraR/DksA family transcriptional regulator → MALKKAEIAKFKKRLEEMRLQLTHSLKGSTAEVKTPDEATGYSQHQADQGTDDFDRTISLEVTSKEYGILRQIDRALEKMEENTYGICDITGEDIPIARLEAVPYATMTVKAQDKFEKGLL
- a CDS encoding TrmH family RNA methyltransferase, whose amino-acid sequence is MLELTSVQNPKIKQVLHLRDRHERDQTGHFLIEGYRELLRAADGGWKVEMLFVCPELFLGTNEPALIQRLVSRGTQLLHCTEKVFKKISYRDRPDGLLAVAPQRRLSLGDLSKAVKNPAAPLYVVAEAIEKPGNLGTILRSSDAVGVDGLIVCDRCTDIYNPNVVRASVGTLFTVPTVESKGEETLEWLREQGIDILAATPHAEKEFTQVDLTRPVAIAVGTEQLGLSERWMKQATMQVRIPMMGVADSLNVAMATTLLLYEVLRQRQQG
- a CDS encoding CinA family protein, yielding MSDTLVKNIQSAFIEKGWTLSLAESCTGGALAARLTSMPGCSNYFLGSIVAYSNEVKVKLLGIDESILNEYGAISEPIASQMAQEVLRLTGSDYSLAVSGIAGPGGGTASKPIGTICAALARRQELPLVWTFQLEGSREAIIAQAAEALLNRLWLSIRNYK
- a CDS encoding FIST signal transduction protein, giving the protein MKTQFVTSLVMVEDGFEAGKEVAQLAVDKIQLPRSPQLVILFCSDKYEYAAVLRGVKQVVGESVPIIGCSSAGQFSDEGVYKRGLSCAMIASDDYRFFTGVGVNIKSDPLKTVEHAVKAFPKEVEGYPYQAAILFIDGLAGKGEETVLAASSVLGPDVKFAGAAAADNLNFRETVVFGNGHVLTNAMSACLLASRLPVIISCKHGHKPISQPLTVTKSKDNVIYEFDHQPALEVWKNHVRKHLSGRGVNVDKLNSKELSNYLLEYEVGLMTGPDSDYKIRFPASCNPDGSLNFTCSMMEGSVVKIMDSSQQDQIDSARQAAEMALHASKGVKLAGAVIFDCACRAMILQEQFSQAVKAKQKVLGNLPFIGGETYGEIAMDAGQYSGFHNTTTVIMLFPE
- a CDS encoding class I SAM-dependent methyltransferase, producing the protein MTNSKSYALIDSGDGRKLERFGPYVLSRPCSQAVWRPQLPAAKWNQADASFSREQENNWANLQSLPEIWQIEVANLIFKISPTDFGHLGIFPEQKTFWEWIQAIIKPHAKSKPRVLNLFAYSGGSTLAAAKAGAAVCHLDASKGMVAWARENAALNGLEEAPVRWIVEDVKKFLARERKRGSRYEGIILDPPSFGRGSKGELFKIEDEIVNLLQDCRDLLSDNPLFVLFSCHTPGFSPLVMQHLLSQAMQGIEGTIDVGEMVLAGQGALEVPSGTYARWTGKR
- a CDS encoding RluA family pseudouridine synthase; the protein is MTSPFSIVFEDNHLFVLNKPAGLLTQPSGTEQDSLEQQAKAWLKEAYQKPGNVFLEAVHRLDKPVSGLVVFGKTSKALSRLNTAIRAKQTKKFYYAWVDRPPPSLAGMLENFLIHDDFHAQVVSSSHPKGKLARLSYRLVESRGAGALLEIDLETGRYHQIRVQLATIGCPIRGDHRYGSQQAFEPHAIALHHGCLQIPHPITQELCTFEALLPSSFVFP
- a CDS encoding Ppx/GppA phosphatase family protein, which produces MSRLLWWLIVVLLVALLAWFWIPKHAVESRGEVRAALDIGSGATNLKVARVDPQTNKIISQIFEQSIPVPYQKHLEQSGNNTFDKEVMDQGIRAIRALKEVADSYQSKKVIAVATAAFRQATNAQEFANEIEKQTGVQVRIINQDDEGVLAFRGALALSSAQPEETVVWDIGGGSMQLTTLTEAGTYLVEKGKTASIPFKNAIIQQIQQKDLNVVQTPNPMSLADMDQALQYAGSLALQTDPYIKEKILAPTTKVLAVGSLFNYGIRPVVENKKDVQEGELEKAVRAMAGKTDEQLPGGALAEVAVSNPLLVLGYMKALQIPHVEVLQVNNADGALTYPPYWE
- the lspA gene encoding signal peptidase II codes for the protein MCEHSPVIMASNRRKLVYQAILIGMAILLADQLSKFLVYRFIPLMDSVAYWYPYGGIGIFKNVGGIEFSINHMTNKGAAWGMFGNYQLPLVILRMGLIAGLCVYLFCFNRDSSWQIPLILIIAGAVGNVADFFLYGHVVDMLHFVFWGYDFPIFNVADSAISIGIGLLFVISWFKD